A region of the Vigna unguiculata cultivar IT97K-499-35 chromosome 9, ASM411807v1, whole genome shotgun sequence genome:
AAACTAACAAAATAAAGGGGGAAATTATTTATGTCCACGACTTCtcctttaaacataaaaataaagaactaTCTTTTCTAATATGTGACTTCATCCAATTacctttatattaattaaaattttatttactaaatacaaatttttggaTTTCacaacttttattattaatttctagTGTAATTTAAAGTCTAATTTGCTagacatgattttttttttaatgtgaagTCCTGCATTCAAAACACGACTTATCTAccgtaaattttaaaattctttccatttttataatttcaagaTAAAATGGCACCATAATAATTAAAACCCTATCTTATTTGTAGAACcttctatatttataaatcaTTCCCGTCCtttttcaacatttttaatcaattttttgcAGATTTTCACCTACAACAATTAGATAGTGCTCTCTAATTACTAGAAAAGATAACTAggaatcaataaataattattgatttagaattttggaaattaattaaaaagttattttggcgtgaaaaaataaatttgaccagctttaagttgattaaaaaatagtgaGTGTTCTTTGAAAGAAACGATATAAATATAGGTGTGTTGCGGGTTGCACAATTGTTGAAGGAAAGATTGTTGCAGGTGAGATCAATTGTCTCATGGTAGAAGCCAAGTGAGACGGGTCACAATCGAATGGTAGCACTTAGGCTTGTGTTACACTCTTAAATAGAAAAAGTTACGTTCTGACTAATAGCTATAACTTTTGGCCACGTGGTAAACGCTCGATCATACTAATTGATATTAGAGCCAAGGTCATGAGGCCAAGTGGTAAGCGCTCTATCATACCAATTAGTATCAGAGCCAAGATCACGAGGCCAAGTGGTAAGCGCTCGactatgatgcaccgatacttcaacTTGGGTCACGTATCCGTGTCCGACACATACCTGTATctgatactttaggatactttatcGGTACATATTAATGAAGTATCTAGTTTATAAAGTCGTAgtacattacaagaaaattttagtgataaaaaataatactcactatatatagtgaccaatttaaaaaataaatattattggcaactaaaatagttccaaaaaattataattggtttttaaattgataattaaaatagtttatattattaattagtttctaaatctGTCACTATTAGCTACCaaagttttgactaccaaaacaatttatttctaaattggtcattaacatTAGCCCATTAGCCGCCAAGGtcttgactaccaaaataattagtctctaaGTAGAAAATTGGtgtctaacatattttttattactaaaattgatcattttCTTGTAATCGTACTTtaatgatgacaataatttatattttttatgttgacaactttagtacatatagttttaatttggactcatacaataacaattatatatttattatgtttttaagaattattatatattttgtaatattcaATATATCACGTATCCATCACGTATCGTATCTTATTATTGTTAGAAATAAATGTATCGATGTATCATATACATGTCGTATTCGATACGTATTGTATCCGTGCATCATAGGCGTTCAATCATATCAATTGTATTAGAACCAAGGACATGAGTTCGATTCTTGATGggcttaaataaaattaattttcacaatttaataaataattttgtattaaaaaaagttcaaaagattaattttaaataaaaacttcatttttaaatttgttttaagcCTTTCAAATTCTTAAGTTGTCTGAAGCTATATTGGTCTTTTGAGAGAAAATTTACTAAATAGACATACTAATGagacctaaattaaatttatataaagaatTAACAATATTTCtaacccaatttttttttcttttttacttttctttagcAAGAAAACAGAAATTTCCGTGGTATGAGTTTTATTCATTAGTACTATTTACAGTGTGATCTGGGACAAAACACAACTATAGTAATACAATAACAGTGGGTCCAAAAGTTGTGATGTGTATGTCATATATCATACGTATAGATTCCTTTTACACCGACGtgcaattttttaattgaagagaaaaaatggtGTAGGTGAAACTTTTTTAGCAGTCTATTGAGGAGGCTGAAAGGGTATTTTCCTTATTGGTGCGTAAATGGAAGTTGGGGAttgttataaacatttttttatggtaTCATAAGCAAAGTTTTGTTGAAATAGCTATCGAATGGTTAAATTAAGAAGAATAGATGAATACTCCACCATACCCATCTCCCAAATTGATGCTGAAACAATGACAAATTACAGCATTTCATGTGCTAGTGGCATCTCTTTGCATGTGACAGAAAAAGCCATTGTTTTTAGCCATCTTTTGACCAGAATAATAAGATATTATGAACTTCTGAGTCGTATTCGGACACAGTCAACCAACATAATATATCGTTAGGaatttaagtgtgagtctaagtctcacattgatcagaattgaaaaagtagagcaccatataaggatcaaagCTCATAAACCCATcgccttaagattttgggttgagagtgatgtcagtgtcttatgtggttaagCTCAGATCttattggtgttgttctccttAATGAAACCTCCTGTGTAAAATCTGACATATATCATATCTTCAACTTGATTTTTTACAACACTCAAACTCATTATTTACTAATCAATATGAAGTCACTTTATCCACATTTTCCCTACAGCTATCTGTTTTTCTTCACTCAAGCTTATTTTTAGCTATTTCTTCTATTCATATTTGAGCATCCGTTTTCATCAAATCCTATCTTTTAAACTTAACCCTTGTTAATACAATTTTGAGTCAAGGTAACCTTTCTGAACTATAAATTTGAACGTCCATGTacgtttaaaaataatattcattgcTTGGATTTGAGATTGAAGGTACCAATTACATCAAAgccattattaaaattattttacgacacttttcttttaaaactatttttctcaACTAAACATGTCTATTTTCATTTTACGACacttttttttacaacaaaaattaatCGTCGTATTTTTTTCTCTTCGATTAGTCGttcaattacaaaatattgTAATGAAGCTCTTAACTTATAAAAGAATTCTCAAATTTCAATTGATAACTACAAATAACTAATATGAAAATACACGCTGTATCTTCGTTAAAGCGAAATCTTTTTCcaataatttgatttgattagcAAAAACCAAACTATAAAGGAGGAAAATGCAAAAATGTGTGCGTTACCCTAATGTTTACGTCACATTACCAGGATTGCTATAgctaatataaatataataaactacagaaaataagaaaatttattactttatttaggcttagataatttattatatagtgTAAGATTATAAAACTCAACCCATCTTTGTGTTTgacatatatatttcattttttaatattatttaatgtcttttgaattaaaaatattatttaacataaatatttttttttattaaaaatagctACTAAAATGGTTGAGTTTAAATATGGAAAAAGTTAGGGGACACTACTGTTTTGTTTTGACACCCGTGTAACAACAGTAAAAACTATTGATGTATTAAgttattcaatttaaatatacattaaatgattaaatacaAAAGTAATAAAGTAAGTGGTTGGATGAGAATGGAATGTTAAGACATCAGAATCCTTGAAACATAGGAGTAAAGAATTCTAAACTGTATTCTAGTGGGGTCACATTCTAGCAAAACTCAAAAATGCATTTGGTTCCTTTATGTTAATGGGTAGAAGTTTCCTAGGAAAACTTaaaaacttgtttttatttaactCATTCCTCTCTATTACCTGTAAATACATATTCATAACACTTATTTATGATTACTCTGCAACACATACAGATCGAAACTTGTGTGTAAACTTGAATCATGGTTACTCCTGTCGTTCGACGCATTTCAGAATGCTTCGTCAAACCAAATGATTTAACCCAAGTTTCAAACCAAATATGCAATTTAACACCTTGGGATATTTCTATGTTGTCTGTGCACTATATTCAGAAGGGTCTACTCTTCAAGAAGCCTGCAACCCTTGTTGATGAACACGATTTCATACAAAATCTGTTGGAGAAGCTCAAacactctctttctctcacCCTCTCTCATTTCTATCCATTGTCTGGTCGCCTTGTTACCcacaaaacccaaaaccctccCTCTTATACTGTTTCTGTCGATTGCAAGAACAGTGATGGAGCTAGATTCATTTATGCAACTCTTGATGTCACCATATCTGAACTACTCTCCCCAGTAGACACCCCACCCATTTTTCACTCATTCTTTGACCACCACAAAGCAGTCAACCATGACGGTCACACCATGCCGCTCTTGTCCATCCAAGTCACTGAATTGGTCGATGGTGTTTTCATAGGTGGTTCCATGAATCACTCTGTGGGTGATGGCACATCGTATTGGAACTTCTTCAATACATGGTCTGAGATCTTTGAAGCACAATCTCAAGGCCAAGAATATGATGTTCCAATTTTGCGCCAACCTATTCACAACCGCTGGTTTCCAAATGATTGCAGTCCACCGATCAATCTTCCTTTCAAACATCACGACGAGTTTATCAGCAGGTATGAAGCGCCCTTGGTGAGAGAGAGAATCTTCCACTTTTCGGCAGAGTCTATAGGAAAACTGAAAGCAAGGGCAAACTCAGAGTCCAACAGTGAAACCACGAAAATCTCTTCGTTCCAGTCATTATCAGCACTTGTTTGGAGATCCATAATTCGAGCATGCTCCCTAGCATATGAGCAAAAAACACGTTTCAACTTAACTGCAAACAATCGGGGAAGAATGGAGCCGCCTCTGGCTGATGAATACTTTGGAAACTCGGTTGATAAGTTGAGTGCGGAAACGACAGTGGGGGAGTTACTTGAGAATGATCTAGGATGGGCTGCAGAGAAGTTGAACCATGCTGTTACAAGGCACAACGACAGAAAGGTGTTGCAATTAGTCCAGGAGTGGTTACAGTGTCCGGTGATCAAGAAAACTAGTCAGCCTTTGGAGCCGTACGTTGTGCTGATAAGTAGCTCACCAAGGTTCAACATGTATGGGAGTGAGTTTGGAATGGGGAAAGCAGTGGCAGTGAGAAGTGGATATGCCAACAAATTTGATGGGAAAGTGACATCATTTCCAGGTCGTGAAGGAGGGGGAAGCATCGACTTAGAAATCTGCCTTTTACCGCATATAATGACCTCTCTTGAGTCAGACATGGAGTTTATGAATGCAGTTTCGGTTTCCAATTCCTTATGCTAGTTTCCTAATTTCCCACTGTTTCACAAATATTATCTCATTTCCAAagctaaaatatatattctgaGGGTGTGAAGTATTCATTTTCAAagcaatattaatattattgaaaggGATCGTCCTTGTGAAGCTTAAATCAATAAGAATCGGATTGACTTCTCTTTTCATAATCATTGTGTATATTTTATGGCATCAGTAAGATATATATTCACcatgatcatttttttttcccagatgattttttattttattttgtagtcttaCAGTAGTTTTGTAATAGTCAATCATATTTTTCCCAGATGATACCAATCTTTTTTGACTCGATCAACAATCTACCAAAAATAATAACCGGATCCTTCTTGAACCCTAATTCTACTACGATaaccatgaattttttttggaaaatgatttttggatCACtaaattttcataactttaaaataattttatatttttatatttttattttatttttttatattttaaaatcacttaaaatatgttatttcagattataaaaaaattgtcaaaattttcttaaaatatgttacttcagattataaaaaaattgtcaaaattttctagttaaaatatcattgttttttttattagttcaataaaattttctaacataataaaaagtaaaaattaagaaaatttaagaGTGAAAAAAACCCAGCCCATCAAAGCAACTGGAgtgatatatataaattttatttaattttttcattttgtttattcatatatttttcctACTCGATGCATATCGATCCCGCATTTATTTTCCGTCACTTTATTTCTCTTGTCTTTATTTTTGGTTACTAATTCAAACAAACCATGAAGGTGGTCAACATGATGGGCGTATTAGGAAACTAGGACAGCAGGGGATCAAACACAGTAACAGCACTGATGAACTCCTGGTCTGATTCCAAAGCACTCATTATGTGTGGCAGAAGGCAAACTTCCAAATCAATGCTTCCTCCTCCTTCACGCCCTGGGTATGCCGACACCTTCCCATCAAATTTGTTTGCGTAGCCACTTCTAGCAGCCACCGCTTTCCCCATTCCGAATTCACACCCATACATGTTGAACCTGGGCGAACTACCCATCATCAAGCTGTACGGGTCAAAGTAACGACCCATTTGAATTATGAAAGGAGAACCTAACCACCCTTCCAGAAATTCTACCACCACTCTATCGGTAAGCTCTGCAACAGCCACATGCAACTTCCCTGCTGCCCATCCTATACCATTCTCAAGCAATTCCCCTGTTGTCGTTTCTGCACTCACTGCATGAACGCAGTTTCCAAAGTATTCTTCTACCACAGGCGGCTTCATTCTTGGTCGATTGTTGGCGGCTAATCTGCAAGTTGTTTTCTGCTCAGACGGTGGGGAGCGCGCACGAGTTATCGATCTCCAAACAAGTGCTGATAGTGACTGGAATGAAGAGATTGTTGTGGTATTGGATTCTGAGTTGGCCTTTGCTTTCAGTTTCGCGATAGACTCTGCTGAAAAGTGGAAAAATCTCTCTCTCAGCAGGGGCGTTTCAGATCTCCAAATAAACTCCTCATGATGTTTGAAAGGAAGAGAGATTGGTGGACTACAATTATGTGGAAACCAGCGATTGTGAATGGGTTGGCGTGAGATGGGAACATCGTATTCATGGTTTTCAGCTTCGGATTGTGCTTGAAAGATCTGAGACCATGTATTGAAGAAATTCCAATACGCAGTGCCATCACCGACAGAGTGATTCATTGAACAACCTATGAAAACACCATCGACCAATTCAGTGACTTGGATGGACAAGAGCGGCATGGAGTGACCGTCATGGTTGACTGCTTTGTGGTGGTCAAAGAATGATTGAACAATGGGTGGGACGTCAACGGGGGAGAGGATATCAGCTATAGTCATATCCAGAGTTGCATGAATGAATCTAGCTCCATCACTGTTCTTGCAATCAACAGAAACAGTACAAGAGggagggttttgggttttgtgAGTGACAAAACGACCAGACAATGGATAAAAATGGGAGAGGGTAAGAGAAAGAGAGTGTTTGAGGTTGTCCAACAGATTTTGTATGAAATCATGATCATGAACAAGGTTTGCAGGTTTCTTGAAGAGAAGACCCTTCTGGATATAGTTTGTAGAAAGCATAATAATATCCCAAGGAGTTAAATTGCAGATTTGGTTGCAGAGTTGAGGCTTCACAAAGCATTCTGAAATGCGTCGAACGGCGGGGGTACTCATTATGCAGTGTTTGTGTTTCTTTCCTTTGTTGAGTTCTGAAACAGGACATACCGAAGAATCTATTATATAgatgttaaataaatattaaataaataataaataaagcaGTCATTTGCCACCTGCGTTTGACTTGTATCAATTACCATGGAGTTCCGggaaaataagtataaaaatgttaagaatATTTGTTTAGtacttttcttatttatattaaataaatattaaatactctcttatatagatattaaataaataataaataaagcaGTCAATTGCGACCTGCGCTTGACTTGTATCAATTACCATGAAGTTCCGCcgaaaataagtataaaaatgttaagaatATTTGTTTAGcacttttcttatttatattagtttttagaaaagttataaattttgaaaatatctttcgtcaaaaacatattaagattaagatattataaatgtTCAATATTCtgccatattttattttatacataaaaaacataaataaataaaaaatacatttttatatataacaaatgttttatattttaatatttttcaaaaatcctgaaatctttataaaaaataatgaataattgtaattattattattataacggTTGGATTGACTTAGATtgctaaataaaataagatgaactaataaataagttaaaaaataatttaatcccATCTagattatttatacttttaaaaatagtgGGAAATTGAAAAGGCTGCTTTTGAGGAAAAAATTATGAagagaaaattataaagttgaaaAGGAGGGAAAAAATGTGAAGAGAAATTATAGAGAATGCGGTAGAAGATATCTCCGTAGAAAGGAATGAATCAATGTGAAAAGAATTGGTTTGTTACGATATAgtcaattattttaagaaaattttctttttttaaacagTAACCAATTCTATTTTGGATACTGATTATATCATGCTAAAGTAAGTGTGCTGTATTATATTCTAGTTTTGCatgatatttg
Encoded here:
- the LOC114162342 gene encoding uncharacterized acetyltransferase At3g50280-like — protein: MSTPAVRRISECFVKPQLCNQICNLTPWDIIMLSTNYIQKGLLFKKPANLVHDHDFIQNLLDNLKHSLSLTLSHFYPLSGRFVTHKTQNPPSCTVSVDCKNSDGARFIHATLDMTIADILSPVDVPPIVQSFFDHHKAVNHDGHSMPLLSIQVTELVDGVFIGCSMNHSVGDGTAYWNFFNTWSQIFQAQSEAENHEYDVPISRQPIHNRWFPHNCSPPISLPFKHHEEFIWRSETPLLRERFFHFSAESIAKLKAKANSESNTTTISSFQSLSALVWRSITRARSPPSEQKTTCRLAANNRPRMKPPVVEEYFGNCVHAVSAETTTGELLENGIGWAAGKLHVAVAELTDRVVVEFLEGWLGSPFIIQMGRYFDPYSLMMGSSPRFNMYGCEFGMGKAVAARSGYANKFDGKVSAYPGREGGGSIDLEVCLLPHIMSALESDQEFISAVTVFDPLLS
- the LOC114162228 gene encoding uncharacterized acetyltransferase At3g50280-like — translated: MVTPVVRRISECFVKPNDLTQVSNQICNLTPWDISMLSVHYIQKGLLFKKPATLVDEHDFIQNLLEKLKHSLSLTLSHFYPLSGRLVTHKTQNPPSYTVSVDCKNSDGARFIYATLDVTISELLSPVDTPPIFHSFFDHHKAVNHDGHTMPLLSIQVTELVDGVFIGGSMNHSVGDGTSYWNFFNTWSEIFEAQSQGQEYDVPILRQPIHNRWFPNDCSPPINLPFKHHDEFISRYEAPLVRERIFHFSAESIGKLKARANSESNSETTKISSFQSLSALVWRSIIRACSLAYEQKTRFNLTANNRGRMEPPLADEYFGNSVDKLSAETTVGELLENDLGWAAEKLNHAVTRHNDRKVLQLVQEWLQCPVIKKTSQPLEPYVVLISSSPRFNMYGSEFGMGKAVAVRSGYANKFDGKVTSFPGREGGGSIDLEICLLPHIMTSLESDMEFMNAVSVSNSLC